CGCCACAGGTCAAATTGTGATAGGTTAGCACATGTCGGAGCGCACGTTGTATGGGACTCATATCATTAAGCTGAACCGAGGAGTGAACGCAATTGATAACAGCGTTCCACACAATCCAAGGAGTTTTAGCGGATTCACTACGTAAAACTTTGATGCGCTTAACCATGATGATTCTACATATTGGGGATTAACGGTTTGCGATGTAAATTAGGACCACGGTTGCGGCATAAATTAAGCGCGAACGCAAAAAATAAGGGGCGCACGATAAATAACTTCCCGGTGAAAACACCCCAAATATCGTGCTAGCAGGCATTCGGAGTATCATAATCCGGGTCCTTATTTTTCGAGCGATCCTAAAATACTTGCTTTAATAATTGTTCGGCGACCTAGTTCCTAGGCCGCTAACCAATTCGGCAACAGAGTTGCCTCCTACATATTGCCTTCTCCGTGCGCCTGGGTGTCTTCTCCGTTCCTCCGTGATAAATGCATTTTCCGGTCACGCGGGCCCGCGCTCCAAGGCTAACCAAATTTCTCGCTCCCGCAACTCGCATCCCGCCGATGCCATCGGCGGCTTTGTGACGCACATTGCCGAAGCTAGACAAATACCAGCAATCAAACACCAAACATAACTGCGGCAATGAAGTCGCATTCAAAAAATTCAATAAACCACTGCGCACATTATCCTCAATCGTTCAAGACCACTTATAAACATGCCCTGAGTATCGCAAGTGCATGTTCCGTGAATTCTGATGGCGCGGAGGAAATATATTTGGCTTGTCGGGCCTGATAGTCCACGGACTTTGCTTGTTCAATCACGGCAAAGCCTGTCAATGTTGTGTCCTGCGGCACAGCTAAATGAAATGGAATACCTCGATCCGTATTTGTCAAAGGGCAAACAATGGCCATGCCTGTCGCTTTATTAAAGGCAGAATTGCTCAGAGTCAGTGCGGGACGACGCCCGCGCTGTTCGTGGCCGGCTTGTGGGTCAAAACTGATCGAAATAAAGTCTCCTTGTGCGGGTGTATAAACCGCCATCACCAAACTTCCTTTCCTTGGGGTGGACCAAACTCTTCCTCATTCACCTGAAAGTTGGTTGGCATCTTGTTCAGCAAGGATTCCAGATCAATATTTGCTGGCGGCAGGGTGGTCGAATTCAACGGAACGACAACATACACGGTTGCGTTTTCAGGTAAAGCGGCGTTACCGATCAAGCGGACTTGCCCATTCCGCACAATTCCTTCAAACGTTGTTACAGGCATGTTTGACTTTCCATAAAATCCA
This genomic window from Pirellulales bacterium contains:
- a CDS encoding type II toxin-antitoxin system PemK/MazF family toxin; this translates as MAVYTPAQGDFISISFDPQAGHEQRGRRPALTLSNSAFNKATGMAIVCPLTNTDRGIPFHLAVPQDTTLTGFAVIEQAKSVDYQARQAKYISSAPSEFTEHALAILRACL